The following are encoded together in the Janthinobacterium sp. Marseille genome:
- a CDS encoding sensor histidine kinase, whose protein sequence is MKPNARSSKLNPSLRSRLLRLVLVPLSLILLIDIVGSYFVVRHIANDVYDVELNEIAREMLLHVTRKDGQLGFDLSPDAERTLLLDKEDQVYYAIHTTDGKLIAGDPNLPAHQTIKSGRETAYYDGILQGQDVRIALLRGKPLLEPPAEAVMIQIAETQVKRDRHERALLIQLILPQVLLILIAGILIWRGVAHGLSPLRKLQQELAMRSHLDLSPIAADNVPGEVEPLVGAVNDLMTRVDGVLGFQGRFIADTAHQLRTPVAGLKAHAELALRETDPVQVKRALGHLYTSAERLSRLVSQLLSLARNEPNNVAVNFAPFDLNQLALRTAQEWVPLAYKKQIDLGFETAEQTVLLNGEAARVTEMINNLVDNAIRYTPSGGRVTVRVHKDEEGAHLVVSDDGTRIPIDERQRIFERFHRLLGNHEEGSGLGLAIVHEIATLHNARITLEDDIDGVGNTFTVTFPDTPVSA, encoded by the coding sequence GTGAAGCCGAACGCCAGGAGCAGTAAGCTCAATCCAAGCCTGCGCAGCCGCCTGCTGCGCCTGGTCCTGGTTCCACTCTCCCTTATCCTCCTGATCGATATTGTCGGCAGCTATTTTGTCGTGCGTCATATCGCCAACGATGTGTATGACGTCGAGTTGAATGAAATTGCACGCGAGATGTTGCTGCACGTGACGCGGAAGGATGGACAACTGGGTTTTGACCTGTCGCCGGATGCGGAGCGCACCCTGTTGCTGGATAAGGAAGACCAGGTGTATTACGCGATCCATACGACAGACGGCAAGCTGATTGCCGGTGATCCCAACCTGCCAGCGCATCAAACGATAAAAAGTGGCAGGGAAACCGCCTACTACGATGGCATCCTGCAGGGACAGGATGTACGCATCGCGCTGTTGCGCGGTAAGCCTTTGCTGGAGCCACCTGCAGAAGCGGTGATGATCCAGATCGCCGAGACGCAGGTCAAGCGCGACCGGCATGAACGCGCATTGTTGATCCAGCTCATCCTGCCGCAGGTGTTGCTGATCCTGATTGCCGGCATCCTGATCTGGCGCGGCGTTGCGCACGGCCTGTCACCCTTGAGGAAGTTGCAGCAGGAGTTGGCGATGCGTTCACACCTGGACCTCAGTCCTATCGCTGCCGACAATGTGCCGGGTGAGGTCGAGCCGCTGGTTGGTGCGGTTAATGATTTGATGACACGTGTTGATGGCGTACTGGGTTTCCAGGGGCGCTTCATTGCCGATACCGCACATCAGTTGCGCACCCCGGTGGCGGGTCTGAAAGCGCATGCCGAACTGGCCTTGCGTGAAACGGATCCGGTCCAGGTGAAACGCGCACTCGGCCATCTTTACACCAGCGCCGAACGGCTGTCGCGCCTGGTGTCGCAATTGCTGTCGCTGGCGCGCAATGAACCAAACAATGTTGCCGTCAATTTCGCGCCTTTCGATTTGAACCAGCTGGCTTTGCGCACCGCGCAGGAGTGGGTGCCGCTGGCATATAAAAAGCAGATCGACCTGGGCTTCGAAACTGCCGAGCAAACCGTGCTGCTGAATGGTGAAGCGGCGCGTGTTACCGAGATGATCAATAATCTGGTCGACAATGCGATCCGCTACACGCCATCCGGCGGGCGAGTGACGGTAAGGGTGCATAAGGATGAAGAAGGTGCGCACCTGGTTGTCAGTGATGACGGTACCCGTATTCCCATCGATGAGCGGCAGCGTATTTTTGAACGCTTCCATCGTTTGCTCGGTAATCATGAAGAGGGTAGCGGCCTCGGTCTGGCAATCGTGCATGAGATCGCAACCCTGCACAATGCGCGGATTACACTGGAAGACGATATCGACGGCGTCGGCAATACCTTCACCGTTACCTTTCCTGACACGCCGGTAAGTGCCTAG
- a CDS encoding patatin-like phospholipase family protein — translation MIIKRSRLWRTASLLAMTALLAGCGSLVQYNINEPLSEYKPDHGYTIKSIDLAPGDSKIFMVVLFSGGGARSAALGYGVLEELARNKFVQDGKNRRLFDEVDLVYGVSGGSILAAYYGLHGEDVFPSFNDRFLNLDFQDKIVSRIISFSNQWRLTSPRFGRSDLLEEQLDEVLFDKKTFSDLASKKRKGPLTIISATDMSSGARFDFIQETFDFLCSDLNRFPISRAVAASSAVPLLFSPITLWNYAGTCDFHVPDTLLAAADNNKRGRIAAVSRTRAKELFSYLDPIKRPYIHLLDGGLSDNLSIRSILDMEALVGSEEVRQDFRLDEMEKLVLVVVNAQNNPENTIDQSADVPGFRDVIRAISDIPIARYTQETELAMQSSIERWQEAGRLRAEQNHTKAPSVYYINVSLKNMTNEEERMDLLNVPTSLYLPKKTVRELRSAATTLLHESPEFQRLLKDLAVQAGN, via the coding sequence ATGATAATTAAACGTTCCCGCCTGTGGCGTACGGCGTCCTTACTTGCAATGACCGCCTTATTGGCGGGTTGTGGCAGCCTGGTGCAGTACAACATCAATGAGCCGCTGAGCGAATACAAGCCCGACCACGGCTACACCATCAAGTCGATAGACCTGGCACCGGGCGACAGCAAGATTTTCATGGTGGTGTTGTTTTCCGGCGGCGGGGCACGTTCCGCCGCTTTGGGTTATGGCGTACTGGAAGAACTGGCGCGTAATAAGTTCGTTCAGGATGGCAAGAACAGGCGTTTGTTCGATGAAGTCGATTTGGTCTATGGCGTGTCCGGTGGCTCGATCCTCGCTGCTTACTACGGCTTGCATGGCGAGGACGTGTTCCCGAGTTTCAATGACCGTTTTCTGAACCTGGATTTCCAGGACAAGATAGTCAGTCGCATTATTTCCTTTTCGAACCAGTGGCGCCTGACTTCACCGCGCTTCGGGCGCTCCGATTTGCTGGAAGAGCAATTGGATGAAGTCCTGTTTGATAAAAAGACTTTCTCCGACCTGGCCAGCAAGAAGCGCAAGGGACCGTTGACCATCATTAGTGCGACCGATATGTCTTCCGGTGCGCGCTTCGATTTTATCCAGGAAACTTTCGATTTCCTGTGTTCCGACCTGAACCGTTTCCCGATTTCGCGGGCGGTTGCGGCATCCAGTGCCGTGCCTTTATTGTTTTCCCCGATTACCTTGTGGAATTACGCCGGTACCTGCGATTTCCATGTGCCTGATACCTTGCTGGCAGCTGCCGATAATAATAAACGCGGACGTATTGCCGCGGTATCGCGGACCCGCGCGAAAGAATTGTTCAGCTACCTGGATCCGATCAAGCGGCCGTATATTCATTTGCTCGATGGCGGTTTGTCTGACAATCTCAGCATACGCAGCATCCTGGATATGGAAGCGCTGGTCGGCAGTGAAGAAGTCCGACAGGATTTTCGCCTCGATGAAATGGAGAAGCTGGTACTGGTCGTTGTGAATGCGCAAAACAATCCGGAAAATACGATAGACCAGAGTGCCGATGTGCCTGGTTTCCGGGATGTGATCCGGGCGATCAGTGATATTCCGATTGCACGCTATACGCAGGAAACGGAACTGGCAATGCAGTCGTCGATTGAACGCTGGCAGGAAGCGGGGCGTTTGCGTGCGGAGCAAAATCATACAAAAGCGCCATCCGTCTATTACATCAATGTTTCGCTGAAGAATATGACGAACGAAGAAGAGCGGATGGATTTGCTGAATGTGCCGACTTCCTTGTACCTGCCGAAGAAAACCGTCAGGGAGTTAAGGTCGGCAGCGACCACGCTGCTGCATGAGTCGCCGGAATTCCAGCGCTTGCTGAAAGATCTTGCTGTGCAGGCCGGCAACTGA
- a CDS encoding universal stress protein: protein MNTVLVPINDSSDIECAIKHVIERYRTQPVTLFLLNVQMPISKFVTRFVGRRQIDEFHQENGMQILQPMIEKLDAAGIPHQERIVIGHKAESIAQFAREHHCDQIVVPKHKSIFQNIGLGSVGSQLRQLIGSDGRCDISEVY, encoded by the coding sequence ATGAATACCGTTCTGGTTCCAATCAATGACAGTAGCGATATCGAATGTGCGATCAAACATGTGATCGAGCGTTATCGCACGCAGCCGGTCACCTTGTTCCTGTTGAACGTACAAATGCCTATTTCAAAATTCGTCACGCGTTTCGTCGGGCGCAGGCAGATCGATGAATTCCATCAGGAAAACGGCATGCAAATCCTGCAGCCGATGATAGAGAAACTGGATGCCGCAGGTATTCCACATCAGGAACGTATCGTGATCGGGCACAAGGCGGAAAGCATCGCGCAATTCGCACGTGAGCATCACTGCGACCAGATTGTCGTGCCCAAGCATAAGAGCATTTTTCAAAATATCGGCCTCGGTTCGGTCGGCAGCCAGTTGCGTCAGCTCATAGGCAGTGACGGGCGTTGCGATATCAGCGAAGTGTATTAG
- a CDS encoding response regulator transcription factor, which produces MIQILIADDHAIIRDGLKQIISFVSNMAVAGEASNGEEVLQKLRSLQVDVLVLDMSMPGRSGIALIQQINAIKPDLPILVLSMHQESQYAVQAMRAGASGYITKNTASSQLIEGIRKVAEGGTFVSPEISAKLIKQLHKPETDLPHTKLTAREFQIFSMLVEGHSVNDIAKILSLSNKTISTHKAAVLQKMEASTTASLVYYALKHGLINEGYD; this is translated from the coding sequence ATGATTCAAATATTGATTGCCGATGATCACGCCATCATTCGTGACGGCCTGAAGCAAATCATTTCTTTCGTGTCGAATATGGCGGTGGCCGGTGAGGCATCGAACGGCGAAGAGGTGTTGCAAAAACTGCGTTCGCTGCAAGTCGATGTGCTGGTGCTGGATATGTCGATGCCGGGCAGAAGCGGGATCGCCCTGATCCAGCAAATCAATGCAATCAAGCCGGACTTGCCCATCCTGGTGCTGAGCATGCATCAGGAAAGCCAGTACGCGGTGCAGGCGATGCGCGCCGGCGCTTCCGGCTATATCACGAAAAATACGGCATCCAGCCAGCTGATCGAAGGCATCCGCAAGGTGGCGGAGGGCGGTACCTTCGTTTCACCGGAGATTTCCGCCAAGCTGATCAAGCAATTGCACAAGCCGGAAACCGACTTGCCGCATACCAAGCTGACGGCGCGTGAATTCCAGATTTTCAGCATGCTGGTCGAAGGACATTCGGTCAACGATATTGCAAAAATATTATCCCTCAGCAATAAAACCATCAGCACCCACAAGGCGGCCGTTTTACAAAAAATGGAAGCTTCCACCACCGCCAGCCTCGTGTATTACGCTTTGAAACACGGTTTGATCAATGAGGGTTACGATTGA
- a CDS encoding DUF1097 domain-containing protein — MKKPPHAVVASLLAVTTVLMVQLPWHLPVWAIFISWAGTFAMGGPTASNLKRIWPTLPIGSITGFLVVTGFGIAAKNFSGTNLVIAEMIILFFLNTGMIMLARVPGLNFVPGMFFGFATFFATMFGGFGPTPKDPLSALGIAILMNAIGPVYAWITANFSHRHVPLENTFPAAKQGQQAQHKV; from the coding sequence ATGAAAAAGCCACCACACGCAGTTGTTGCATCATTACTCGCAGTTACCACCGTCCTCATGGTCCAGTTGCCATGGCACTTGCCAGTCTGGGCAATCTTTATCAGCTGGGCAGGTACGTTTGCAATGGGTGGTCCAACCGCTTCCAACCTGAAACGCATCTGGCCGACCTTGCCAATCGGTTCGATCACCGGCTTCCTGGTCGTCACCGGTTTTGGCATCGCAGCGAAGAATTTCTCCGGGACCAATCTGGTTATCGCAGAAATGATCATCCTGTTCTTCCTGAATACCGGCATGATCATGCTGGCACGCGTACCCGGCCTCAACTTCGTGCCAGGCATGTTCTTCGGCTTCGCGACCTTCTTTGCCACCATGTTCGGCGGCTTCGGTCCTACCCCGAAGGATCCATTGTCCGCACTGGGCATAGCGATCCTGATGAATGCGATTGGTCCTGTGTATGCATGGATCACCGCTAACTTCTCGCATCGTCATGTACCGCTGGAAAATACCTTCCCGGCTGCCAAGCAAGGCCAGCAGGCACAGCATAAGGTTTAA
- the ggt gene encoding gamma-glutamyltransferase has translation MKNKNFHDMTRRDFLSASGAMALSSIAPMSMALEAKPKSVLATSTKGMVTSPHELATNAGLEVLKSGGNAIEAAIAIASCLSVTYPHFASFGGDAFMIISDRNGKVRTLSGIGQAPGVLPQYSGAIPVRGPGSMLTTAANVDTLGKAFDISKNELAGTKSWAELLKPAIGFARNGFPVSPSERFWMDFRQKEMADLPALASNFMIDGKVPEVGQMFKQQQLADTLEMLAVRGYRDFYDGKLAERIAKGLKEAGSPLTAADLAKTQARIEPPLRVAYRGGVLLANQPPTQGITTLEIMGILDRFDLKKIPEGSADYYHVVVEAVKRAFIDRNQFVADPEFVNMPSAKLLSKANLDQWAGSIKMDQAMPWPHVYKHGDTVYIGATDSQGNSVSMLETVYFDWGSGVMAGDTGILWHNRGASFSLKPGVPNVLEAGKRPFHTLNPGMYLKNDKPHILYGTQGADGQPQTLSAILTRMIDYGMDPLTALSRPRFLLGKTFSDTRDSLKLEKDAGDQVFQELARRGHEMSVIPAQSPLAGHPGAIVIDQKTGTFSGAHDPRSDGRALGV, from the coding sequence ATGAAAAACAAAAATTTTCACGATATGACGAGAAGAGACTTTTTATCGGCTTCAGGTGCAATGGCACTGAGTTCGATTGCGCCAATGTCGATGGCGCTGGAAGCCAAGCCGAAGAGCGTGCTGGCAACCTCAACCAAGGGTATGGTCACCAGCCCGCATGAACTGGCTACCAACGCCGGCCTGGAAGTATTGAAATCCGGCGGCAATGCGATTGAAGCTGCGATTGCCATCGCCAGCTGCCTGAGTGTCACCTATCCGCATTTCGCCAGCTTTGGCGGCGATGCTTTCATGATCATCAGCGATCGCAATGGCAAGGTCCGGACCCTGTCCGGTATCGGCCAGGCACCTGGTGTACTGCCGCAATACAGCGGCGCAATCCCGGTACGCGGGCCCGGCTCCATGCTGACGACTGCCGCCAATGTGGATACACTCGGCAAAGCCTTCGACATCAGCAAGAATGAACTGGCCGGTACCAAGAGCTGGGCTGAATTGCTGAAGCCGGCGATCGGCTTTGCACGCAATGGTTTTCCGGTTTCGCCTTCAGAACGTTTCTGGATGGATTTCCGGCAAAAGGAAATGGCCGACCTGCCGGCCCTCGCCAGCAACTTCATGATAGACGGCAAGGTGCCGGAAGTCGGACAAATGTTCAAGCAGCAGCAACTGGCCGATACGCTGGAAATGCTGGCGGTACGCGGTTACCGCGATTTCTATGACGGCAAGCTGGCGGAACGCATAGCCAAAGGTTTGAAAGAAGCCGGTTCACCATTGACCGCAGCCGACCTGGCAAAAACCCAGGCACGTATCGAGCCGCCTTTGCGCGTCGCTTATCGCGGCGGTGTCTTGCTGGCCAACCAGCCGCCTACCCAGGGCATCACGACGCTGGAAATCATGGGTATATTGGATCGCTTCGACCTGAAGAAAATTCCGGAAGGCAGTGCCGACTATTATCACGTCGTGGTGGAAGCGGTAAAACGCGCTTTCATTGATCGCAACCAGTTTGTCGCCGATCCAGAGTTCGTCAATATGCCATCGGCGAAGTTGCTATCCAAGGCCAATCTCGACCAGTGGGCCGGCAGCATCAAGATGGACCAGGCGATGCCATGGCCGCACGTCTATAAACATGGCGACACGGTCTACATCGGTGCCACCGATTCGCAAGGCAATTCGGTCTCGATGTTGGAAACCGTGTACTTCGACTGGGGTAGTGGCGTGATGGCGGGTGATACCGGCATCCTGTGGCATAACCGCGGTGCTTCATTCAGCCTGAAACCGGGTGTGCCGAATGTACTGGAAGCAGGCAAGCGTCCGTTCCACACCTTGAATCCGGGCATGTATCTGAAGAATGACAAACCGCACATCCTGTACGGTACGCAAGGTGCGGATGGGCAGCCGCAAACCTTGTCAGCCATCCTGACGCGCATGATCGATTACGGTATGGATCCGTTGACGGCCTTGTCGCGGCCACGCTTCTTGCTGGGTAAAACTTTTTCGGATACGCGTGATTCGCTGAAACTGGAAAAAGATGCCGGCGACCAGGTATTCCAGGAACTGGCACGACGTGGTCACGAGATGAGTGTGATTCCGGCACAAAGTCCATTGGCAGGTCATCCGGGTGCGATCGTGATCGACCAGAAGACAGGGACTTTCTCCGGTGCGCATGATCCGCGCAGCGATGGCAGGGCTTTGGGTGTTTAA
- a CDS encoding TerC family protein: MLATLSDSTMWVALFQIVIINILLSGDNAVIIALACRSLPPKDQRNAFLIGTVAIVLLMTGLTAIASYLLTIPYVEVVGAILLLWIGIKLLIPEDENAELNASDNFWGAVKTIIIADIVMSLDNVLGMAGAANGHMGLLFVGMVITIPLILFGSAMLMRLMERFPIIVTLGAGLLGYVAGEMAVEDPALKGFIANAHYLEIALPILGVLIVIGFGKLLAARQAPALSTEA, from the coding sequence ATGCTAGCAACGCTAAGTGATTCGACCATGTGGGTGGCGCTCTTCCAGATCGTCATCATCAACATCCTTTTGAGTGGCGACAATGCAGTGATCATTGCATTGGCCTGCCGTTCGCTTCCCCCCAAAGACCAGCGCAATGCCTTCCTGATCGGCACGGTTGCAATTGTCCTGCTGATGACCGGGCTGACCGCAATTGCCTCCTACCTGCTGACCATTCCCTACGTTGAAGTCGTCGGTGCCATCCTGTTGCTGTGGATAGGCATCAAGCTGCTGATACCGGAAGATGAAAACGCCGAACTGAACGCCAGCGATAACTTCTGGGGCGCGGTTAAAACCATCATCATCGCCGACATCGTAATGAGCCTCGACAATGTGCTCGGCATGGCCGGTGCCGCCAATGGTCATATGGGTCTGTTGTTCGTCGGTATGGTCATCACCATCCCCCTGATCCTGTTCGGTAGCGCGATGTTGATGCGCCTGATGGAACGTTTCCCTATCATCGTGACACTGGGTGCAGGCTTGCTCGGTTATGTCGCCGGTGAAATGGCAGTGGAAGATCCGGCACTCAAGGGTTTCATCGCGAATGCACACTACCTGGAAATCGCATTGCCTATCCTCGGTGTGCTGATTGTCATCGGCTTTGGCAAATTGCTTGCCGCGCGCCAGGCACCAGCCCTGTCTACCGAAGCCTGA
- a CDS encoding amidohydrolase family protein — protein MDLLIHNVRVWDDKPLMDIGIKDGKIAAIEEGLEASAKEAIDAEGRAVIPGMVEPHMHLEKAFLHRRLPPVLGTLEEAIRVTGILKSKQERKDVLERSRQVLDMAVKNGTVALRAHPDVDLIQGLIGVETLVELRDEYKDLMDIQIVAFPQEGIIKSPGTTDLMEKSMQLGADVVGGCPYNELTWDDTKRHIDIVFDMAAKHDAPIDLHADFSDDASDQRFAATAYVAQKTIDTGYQGRVSMGHVTSLGSLDPDELKPIIELLRKADISIVTLPATDLYLGGRNDTKNRRRGLTPVRSLHEAGVNVAYSSNNIRNAFTPFGKADMLVIGNMLAHAVSFGTPAHQAAILDMGTTNAARSIGIGANYGVAVGKQADLVILDTYQVADALLDIPARSWVIKRGKITVVTHHKAEIHRHGCCGAQDHGTKGHVCETAAAK, from the coding sequence ATGGACTTGTTAATACACAATGTTCGCGTGTGGGATGACAAACCACTGATGGACATTGGTATCAAGGATGGGAAGATTGCTGCCATAGAAGAAGGTCTTGAAGCCTCGGCAAAAGAAGCAATCGATGCAGAAGGTCGTGCCGTTATTCCCGGCATGGTCGAGCCGCATATGCATTTGGAAAAAGCTTTCCTGCACCGACGCTTGCCGCCGGTGTTGGGTACGCTGGAAGAAGCGATCCGCGTCACCGGTATCCTGAAAAGCAAACAGGAGCGCAAGGATGTACTCGAGCGTTCACGCCAGGTGCTGGATATGGCCGTGAAAAACGGTACAGTCGCCCTGCGCGCTCATCCGGACGTAGACTTGATCCAGGGCCTGATCGGTGTGGAAACACTGGTCGAGTTGCGCGACGAATACAAAGACCTGATGGATATCCAGATCGTTGCTTTCCCACAGGAAGGCATCATCAAATCACCAGGTACTACCGACCTGATGGAAAAATCCATGCAGCTGGGTGCCGACGTGGTCGGTGGTTGTCCATACAACGAGCTGACCTGGGACGATACCAAGCGTCATATCGACATCGTGTTCGATATGGCTGCCAAGCATGATGCTCCTATCGATCTGCACGCGGATTTCTCCGACGATGCCAGCGATCAGCGTTTTGCCGCAACCGCTTACGTTGCGCAAAAAACCATAGATACCGGCTATCAAGGCCGCGTCTCGATGGGGCACGTAACCAGCCTTGGTTCACTTGATCCGGATGAGTTGAAACCGATTATTGAATTGTTGCGCAAAGCAGATATCAGCATCGTTACCTTGCCTGCGACCGATCTCTATCTCGGTGGCCGCAACGATACCAAGAATCGCCGTCGTGGTTTGACACCGGTACGTTCGCTGCATGAAGCAGGTGTCAACGTCGCGTACTCGTCGAACAATATCCGCAATGCATTTACACCTTTCGGTAAAGCCGACATGCTGGTGATCGGCAATATGCTGGCGCATGCAGTGTCCTTCGGTACTCCTGCGCATCAGGCAGCGATCCTCGATATGGGTACCACCAATGCCGCACGTTCCATCGGCATCGGCGCCAATTACGGTGTTGCAGTAGGCAAGCAGGCTGACCTGGTGATTCTCGATACCTATCAGGTTGCCGATGCATTGCTCGATATCCCGGCCCGTTCGTGGGTAATCAAACGCGGCAAGATCACCGTCGTCACCCATCACAAAGCGGAAATCCATCGCCACGGCTGTTGCGGCGCGCAAGACCATGGCACCAAAGGCCATGTCTGCGAAACCGCTGCAGCGAAATAA
- the ggt gene encoding gamma-glutamyltransferase — MRTTRPVSYAEHGMVATAHYLATGAALDVLKEGGTAVDAAICAAATMSVVLPHMIGIGGDAFWMIHDAKSNTLSALNGSGTCGKDITLDTYRGMDAIPNRGPQSAITVPGAIDSWALAHERFGTMPLTRLLAPAIRYASEGVAVTQDISRWISDDTEDFRKDPGSAGIFLKDGNAYQPGERLQQPALAKTLENIAQHGPRYFYEETAKSIVSYLKSQGGLLSVEDFQNYHAKWVKPISTNYRGFQAFQVPPPSQGIAGLMILNFLNGIDLSGLDSNSPEYYNAMIQAIKWAFNKRDQYLTDPEFSDIPIEKLLDPALANAERAEWLADTRRTHENRPGGSDTTFISIADKYGNAVGLVQSLYFDFGSCVTDPGSGVLMQNRGAFFSLNPEHPNVLKPGKQSASTLMSGMLFKDGKPYMVYGTQGGEVQPQTQTSVATRVVDFGLNVQEAIDAPRVLYGRSWGDTSNKLLLESAAPEATFDALREQGHPVEPAQWPFPRMGTAQAIRLPGPWSPFFEGGADPRGEGIALGF, encoded by the coding sequence ATGAGAACCACCCGCCCAGTCAGTTATGCCGAACACGGCATGGTCGCCACCGCCCATTACCTGGCGACCGGTGCGGCACTGGATGTGCTGAAAGAAGGCGGTACGGCGGTGGACGCTGCGATCTGCGCGGCCGCCACCATGAGCGTGGTCTTGCCGCACATGATAGGCATAGGCGGCGATGCGTTCTGGATGATCCACGACGCCAAATCCAATACCCTGTCCGCGCTGAATGGCAGCGGCACCTGCGGCAAAGACATCACACTGGACACTTACCGCGGCATGGATGCGATTCCGAACCGCGGTCCGCAATCGGCGATTACCGTGCCGGGCGCTATCGATAGCTGGGCATTGGCCCATGAGCGTTTCGGCACCATGCCGCTGACGCGCCTGCTGGCACCGGCAATTCGCTATGCCAGCGAAGGTGTGGCCGTGACCCAGGATATCAGCCGCTGGATCAGCGACGATACCGAAGATTTCCGTAAAGACCCCGGCTCGGCCGGCATCTTCCTGAAAGACGGTAATGCCTATCAACCCGGCGAACGCCTGCAACAACCGGCTTTGGCCAAGACCCTGGAAAACATCGCGCAGCACGGTCCGCGTTACTTCTACGAAGAAACCGCAAAATCGATCGTGTCTTACCTGAAGAGCCAGGGTGGTTTGTTGAGCGTAGAGGATTTCCAGAACTACCATGCGAAATGGGTGAAGCCGATTTCGACCAACTACCGTGGCTTCCAGGCCTTCCAGGTGCCGCCGCCATCGCAAGGTATTGCGGGCCTGATGATCCTGAACTTCCTGAACGGTATCGACCTGTCGGGACTGGATTCCAATTCGCCCGAGTACTACAACGCGATGATCCAGGCGATCAAGTGGGCGTTCAATAAACGCGACCAGTACCTGACAGATCCCGAATTCTCGGATATTCCAATTGAGAAATTGCTCGACCCGGCACTGGCGAATGCCGAACGTGCCGAGTGGCTGGCCGATACCAGACGTACGCATGAAAACCGTCCGGGCGGCAGCGATACAACCTTTATCAGCATTGCCGATAAATACGGTAATGCAGTCGGCCTGGTGCAGAGCCTGTACTTCGATTTCGGTTCTTGCGTTACCGATCCTGGTTCCGGCGTCTTGATGCAAAACCGCGGCGCGTTCTTTTCGCTGAACCCGGAGCATCCGAATGTACTCAAACCAGGTAAGCAAAGTGCGTCGACGCTGATGTCGGGCATGCTGTTCAAGGATGGCAAGCCATACATGGTTTACGGCACGCAAGGTGGTGAAGTACAGCCGCAAACACAGACCTCGGTGGCGACCCGCGTGGTCGATTTCGGCCTCAATGTGCAGGAAGCGATCGATGCACCGCGCGTGCTGTATGGCCGCTCATGGGGCGATACCTCGAATAAATTATTGCTGGAATCGGCGGCACCGGAAGCGACCTTTGACGCATTGCGCGAACAGGGTCATCCGGTGGAACCGGCCCAGTGGCCGTTCCCACGCATGGGTACGGCGCAGGCGATTCGTTTGCCGGGACCTTGGTCCCCGTTCTTTGAAGGCGGAGCAGATCCGCGCGGCGAAGGGATTGCATTAGGTTTTTAG
- a CDS encoding PAS domain-containing protein: MSKDDELQKAILNNIPDQAWLKDKDSRYILVNEAFIAACRLPESEILHKTPAEVWPEEWGNVYIDTDKRVMEQGERLRYEEWRHTEDGTLRWYDTIKTPIRNEQGEVIGTTGISRDITDRKMAEQELLASRTQLRELSAYLQVVREEERTRISRELHDELGQSLTAIRIGLSVIETQHEMHDDEWLKSVSGLKKIADSTVESVQRIAADLRPLILDELGLLPAMDWLLESFSERSAIAYELSLPSTPLAFSREASTAIFRILQESLTNVSRHSQATLVGVALKETKDFITLKITDNGKGIDSSVSRHDSLGLLGMRERAFMLGGKLKIQSRAGSGTSIEVRIPKTNAAHAGERK, translated from the coding sequence ATGAGCAAGGATGATGAATTGCAAAAAGCGATCCTGAACAATATTCCCGACCAGGCCTGGTTGAAGGATAAGGATTCGCGTTACATCCTTGTAAATGAAGCATTCATCGCCGCTTGTCGCCTGCCGGAAAGTGAAATCCTGCACAAGACGCCGGCCGAGGTCTGGCCGGAAGAGTGGGGCAATGTCTATATCGATACCGACAAGCGCGTCATGGAACAGGGCGAACGCCTGCGCTATGAAGAATGGCGTCATACCGAAGACGGAACTTTGCGCTGGTACGACACGATCAAGACGCCTATCCGCAATGAACAGGGTGAAGTGATAGGCACCACCGGCATTTCACGCGATATTACCGACCGCAAAATGGCGGAGCAGGAATTGCTGGCATCACGCACGCAGTTGCGTGAGTTGTCTGCTTACCTGCAAGTGGTGCGCGAAGAAGAGCGTACGCGCATTTCACGCGAGCTGCATGATGAACTGGGGCAATCGCTGACCGCCATCCGTATTGGCCTGAGCGTGATAGAAACCCAGCATGAGATGCACGACGATGAATGGCTCAAGAGTGTTTCCGGTTTAAAGAAAATTGCCGACTCGACCGTAGAGTCGGTACAACGCATCGCGGCTGATTTGCGCCCGCTAATCCTGGATGAGCTGGGTTTATTGCCGGCGATGGACTGGTTGCTGGAATCTTTTTCCGAGCGCAGTGCGATTGCGTATGAATTGAGTTTGCCGTCCACGCCGCTGGCTTTCAGCCGTGAAGCCAGTACCGCCATTTTCCGCATACTGCAGGAATCGTTGACGAATGTGAGCCGGCATAGCCAGGCTACGCTGGTGGGTGTGGCGCTGAAAGAAACAAAAGATTTTATTACGCTGAAAATTACCGATAATGGCAAAGGCATAGACAGTTCCGTGTCACGCCATGACAGCCTGGGTTTGCTCGGCATGCGTGAGCGCGCTTTCATGCTGGGTGGCAAGCTGAAGATCCAGAGCCGTGCCGGTTCCGGTACCAGTATCGAAGTGCGTATTCCAAAGACCAATGCCGCGCATGCGGGGGAAAGAAAATGA